The Rhinoraja longicauda isolate Sanriku21f chromosome 25, sRhiLon1.1, whole genome shotgun sequence genome has a window encoding:
- the LOC144605627 gene encoding immunoglobulin lambda-1 light chain-like has product MAFSAQLITMSCWISLVYALAFSAAYINAQYAVTQPSSKSTSLGQNVEIPCTLSGGSLGNSDVFWYQQIPGTVPRYLFYYYSGSSISRGSGVPDRFAGSVSGNTATLTISNVQSGDAADYYCAMWKDALFFGKGTRLGIGTPRAPAVSVLRPSAEEIAGKGTATLVCLVSGFNPGAVDIEWTVGGSARSDGVETSRIQQETDNTFSASSYLTLPATVWNSNELYSCVVKHETQAIPLKANVARSGCL; this is encoded by the exons ATGGCGTTCTCCGCTCAATTAATTACAATGTCTTGCTGGATCTCTCTCGTCTATGCGTTAGCGTTTTCCGCAGCTT ATATAAATGCGCAATATGCAGTAACTCAGCCGTCTTCAAAATCCACATCTCTGGGACAGAACGTGGAAATACCCTGTACCCTGTCTGGCGGCAGTTTAGGTAACAGTGATGTTTTCTGGTACCAGCAGATTCCCGGAACGGTTCCGCGGTATTTGTTCTACTATTACTCGGGCAGCAGCATTTCCAGAGGCTCGGGAGTTCCTGATCGTTTCGCCGGATCAGTGTCAGGCAACACTGCAACATTGACAATATCGAACGTGCAGTCGGGGGACGCTGCCGACTACTACTGTGCTATGTGGAAAGATGCTTTGTTCTTCGGCAAAGGAACGAGGCTGGGTATTGGCA CACCTCGCGCGCCCGCAGTGTCCGTCCTCCGACCTTCAGCGGAAGAAATCGCAGGAAAGGGCACCGCCACCCTAGTGTGTTTGGTGAGTGGGTTTAATCCGGGTGCAGTGGATATTGAGTGGACTGTGGGTGGCAGTGCGAGAAGTGACGGCGTTGAGACCAGCCGAATCCAGCAGGAGACGGACAACACGTTCAGTGCGAGCAGTTACCTGACTCTGCCAGCCACAGTCTGGAACTCAAACGAGCTTTACTCCTGCGTGGTTAAACACGAAACCCAGGCAATCCCGCTTAAGGCAAACGTCGCCAGATCAGGCTGTCTCTAA